A stretch of Dyella sp. BiH032 DNA encodes these proteins:
- a CDS encoding amino acid permease, translated as MSDTPASGYVRRLTSWDAAMIVVGGIIGGGIFLNPGIAAQRTESGLALLLVWVGAGLLTLIGALCYAELGARRPHAGGSYVYLREAFGSLAGFLFGWTMLLVIYSGSAAAVATIFASYASGVFGLPTSTIKPLAAGALVFVAGINLFGLKLGAQVQNLFTLLKLLAVAVLVVCGLFLAGANGAGVLATDPARSDVGFIGAALPVLFAYSGFTYLNNLAGEVREPQRTLPRALFMGMLLVIAVYALVNVAYLAVLGHDGLAASTTPAADVMNRVFGPVGAKLIAIGIAISTLGFCNITLVAGARVLQVMGADGLFFRSVAKLHPRHRTPNVALLLLSGWAVLLAISGSYGQLLDYATFGDWLACALGVATLFWYRHRQGAEASFRVPGYPLLPLIFVGVVAWVVIETMRSNPVNAGIGVLIMVAGVPVYYVWRKLFPVAAAGPGAD; from the coding sequence ATGAGCGATACCCCGGCATCCGGCTACGTGCGGCGACTGACCTCCTGGGATGCCGCCATGATCGTGGTCGGCGGGATCATAGGGGGCGGTATCTTCCTCAATCCCGGCATCGCGGCGCAGCGCACGGAGTCGGGCCTCGCCCTGCTGCTGGTCTGGGTCGGCGCCGGCCTGCTCACCTTGATCGGCGCGCTCTGCTACGCGGAACTGGGCGCGCGGCGTCCGCATGCCGGCGGCAGCTACGTGTATCTGCGCGAAGCATTCGGTTCGCTGGCCGGCTTCCTGTTCGGCTGGACCATGCTGCTGGTGATCTATTCCGGCTCGGCCGCGGCAGTGGCGACCATCTTCGCCAGCTACGCCTCGGGCGTGTTCGGCCTGCCGACCTCCACCATCAAGCCACTGGCGGCCGGCGCGCTGGTCTTCGTGGCCGGCATCAACCTGTTCGGCCTGAAGCTGGGCGCGCAGGTGCAGAACCTGTTCACCCTGCTGAAGCTGCTGGCCGTGGCGGTGCTGGTGGTGTGCGGCCTGTTCCTGGCCGGCGCGAACGGAGCCGGCGTGCTGGCGACGGACCCGGCGCGCAGCGATGTGGGTTTCATCGGTGCGGCGCTGCCGGTGCTGTTCGCCTATTCGGGCTTCACCTATCTCAACAACCTGGCCGGCGAGGTGCGGGAGCCGCAGCGGACGCTGCCGCGTGCGTTGTTCATGGGTATGCTGCTGGTGATCGCGGTCTACGCGCTGGTGAACGTGGCCTACCTCGCGGTGCTCGGCCATGACGGGCTGGCGGCCAGCACCACCCCGGCGGCGGACGTAATGAACCGTGTGTTCGGCCCGGTGGGCGCCAAGCTGATCGCCATCGGCATCGCCATTTCCACGCTCGGCTTCTGCAACATCACGCTGGTGGCCGGCGCGCGCGTGCTGCAGGTGATGGGTGCCGACGGACTGTTTTTCCGTAGCGTCGCGAAGCTCCATCCGCGTCATCGCACACCGAATGTCGCGCTGCTGCTGCTGTCGGGCTGGGCAGTGCTGCTGGCCATCTCGGGCAGCTACGGCCAGCTGCTCGACTACGCCACGTTCGGCGACTGGCTCGCCTGTGCGCTGGGCGTGGCCACGCTGTTCTGGTATCGCCACCGCCAGGGTGCGGAGGCGAGCTTCCGCGTTCCGGGGTACCCGCTGCTGCCGCTGATCTTCGTGGGCGTGGTGGCCTGGGTCGTGATCGAAACCATGCGCAGCAATCCGGTCAATGCCGGCATCGGCGTGCTGATCATGGTCGCCGGCGTGCCGGTGTACTACGTCTGGCGCAAGCTGTTCCCGGTCGCCGCCGCAGGCCCAGGCGCCGACTGA
- a CDS encoding molybdopterin cofactor-binding domain-containing protein, with product MSRRDDTAPTPALPARRRFLQVMAGTAGALIVGVRLAEAGEPPVPPAMLGDALYGLGAYVRIDADGNVLIGARDPETGTGTSTALPRIVADELDADWSRVSVVPLGLGVENGNGEPRWIYGHQIGGTGSSVPAAWSDLRQAGALARWLLMQAAARRLGVPADRLRTQGGAVISPDGRRFDYGTLAEAASKVAPPPSPVAVKTPDRYTLIGQPAGDVDARAIVTGQAQFAIDSHFGDSLVAVLLHCPWTDGVLADKDFRDAEAVKGVVKVVELRPEPGLLPGETPLAPSVAILAEDTWAALQARAKLKLQWKAGPSGSESSATLEQQATELVNAKDAAPTTRVRNDGDVDGVAKKAARRVDATYVQPWLAHATAEPMNCLVRVDKDRAVLVVPTQAPQRAWSVVQRLTGFKPDQIEIRVPRVGGGYGRRLDHDFVAEAVMLAKLADRPVRLLWTRDEDLTHDFYRSASVHKLSATLDRKRQIASWEQRMASASALAHRGTPEQRLWTSEVDVNQMPAGLVPNYRSDWYAVQSALPRGPHRGMPHVGNAFAVESFIDEIAHALKEDPLDTRLRLLGDAREVPLQGGGSFDTGRLINVLKLAADRIEWKNWLRTVNGLGIACWHMDGAYVAHAVETSLQGNKLTIERAVCVVDVGRVINPLGLEGQVAGATLDALSSALNLAVTFKDGQPQQRDYKEYPLASMAQLPDSVDVIVVPGDRDPAGASFLAMPTAAPALANAVFRVSAVRVRRLPLMKELLRLL from the coding sequence ATGAGCCGCCGCGACGACACCGCCCCGACGCCCGCGCTGCCGGCGCGCCGCCGTTTCCTGCAGGTGATGGCCGGCACCGCCGGCGCCCTGATCGTCGGCGTGCGCCTCGCCGAGGCGGGCGAACCGCCGGTGCCGCCTGCCATGCTCGGCGATGCCCTCTACGGCCTGGGCGCCTACGTGCGCATCGATGCCGACGGCAACGTACTGATCGGCGCGCGCGATCCGGAAACCGGCACCGGCACGTCCACCGCCCTGCCCCGCATCGTCGCCGACGAACTCGACGCGGACTGGTCGCGAGTGAGCGTGGTGCCGCTGGGCCTGGGCGTGGAGAACGGCAACGGCGAACCGCGCTGGATCTACGGCCACCAGATCGGCGGCACTGGCAGCTCCGTGCCGGCCGCATGGAGCGATCTGCGCCAGGCCGGCGCGCTCGCGCGCTGGCTGCTGATGCAGGCCGCCGCGCGCCGCCTGGGCGTGCCGGCCGACCGCCTGCGCACGCAGGGGGGCGCGGTGATTTCGCCGGACGGCCGCCGCTTCGACTACGGCACGCTGGCCGAAGCCGCCTCCAAGGTCGCGCCGCCGCCGAGCCCGGTCGCGGTGAAGACGCCCGACCGCTACACGCTGATCGGCCAGCCGGCCGGCGACGTGGATGCGCGGGCCATCGTTACGGGCCAGGCCCAGTTCGCCATCGACAGTCATTTCGGCGATTCGCTGGTCGCCGTGCTGCTGCACTGTCCATGGACCGACGGCGTGCTGGCCGACAAGGATTTCCGCGACGCCGAAGCCGTGAAGGGCGTCGTGAAAGTGGTGGAGCTCCGGCCCGAGCCCGGCCTGCTGCCGGGCGAGACGCCGCTCGCGCCTTCCGTCGCCATCCTGGCGGAGGACACCTGGGCGGCGCTGCAGGCTCGCGCCAAGCTCAAGCTGCAATGGAAGGCCGGCCCCAGCGGCAGCGAATCCAGCGCCACGCTCGAACAGCAGGCCACCGAGCTGGTCAATGCCAAGGACGCCGCGCCCACCACGCGCGTGCGCAACGACGGCGACGTGGATGGCGTCGCGAAGAAGGCCGCACGCCGCGTCGACGCCACCTACGTGCAGCCGTGGCTGGCGCACGCCACGGCGGAGCCGATGAACTGCCTGGTCCGCGTGGACAAGGACCGCGCCGTGCTGGTCGTGCCCACCCAGGCGCCGCAGCGTGCGTGGTCGGTGGTGCAGCGCCTGACCGGCTTCAAGCCCGACCAGATCGAGATCCGCGTGCCGCGCGTCGGCGGCGGCTACGGTCGCCGCCTGGACCACGACTTCGTGGCTGAAGCGGTGATGCTGGCCAAGCTCGCCGATCGCCCCGTGCGCCTGCTGTGGACGCGCGACGAGGACCTGACGCACGACTTCTACCGTTCCGCCAGCGTGCACAAGCTCAGCGCCACGCTGGACCGCAAGCGCCAGATCGCCAGCTGGGAACAACGCATGGCCAGCGCCTCCGCGCTCGCGCACCGCGGCACGCCGGAACAGCGCCTGTGGACGTCCGAAGTGGACGTCAACCAGATGCCCGCCGGGCTGGTGCCGAACTACCGCAGCGACTGGTACGCCGTGCAGTCGGCGCTGCCGCGCGGCCCGCATCGCGGCATGCCACACGTCGGCAATGCCTTCGCGGTGGAGAGCTTCATCGACGAGATCGCGCACGCTCTGAAGGAAGACCCGCTCGACACGCGCCTGCGCCTGCTCGGCGATGCGCGCGAGGTGCCGCTGCAAGGCGGCGGCTCGTTCGACACCGGGCGGCTGATCAACGTGCTGAAGCTGGCCGCCGACCGCATCGAGTGGAAGAACTGGCTGCGCACGGTGAACGGCCTGGGCATCGCCTGCTGGCACATGGACGGCGCCTACGTGGCGCACGCGGTCGAGACCTCGCTTCAGGGCAACAAGCTCACTATCGAACGTGCCGTCTGCGTGGTGGACGTGGGCCGCGTGATCAATCCGCTCGGCCTGGAAGGCCAGGTGGCCGGCGCCACGCTGGATGCGCTCTCGAGCGCGCTCAATCTCGCCGTCACCTTCAAGGACGGCCAGCCGCAGCAGCGCGACTACAAGGAGTATCCGCTGGCGAGCATGGCGCAGCTGCCCGACAGCGTGGACGTGATCGTGGTCCCCGGCGATCGCGATCCTGCCGGCGCAAGCTTCCTCGCCATGCCCACCGCGGCGCCGGCCCTGGCGAACGCCGTGTTCCGCGTGAGCGCGGTGCGCGTGCGCCGCCTGCCGCTGATGAAGGAACTACTGCGGCTGCTCTGA
- a CDS encoding TonB-dependent receptor, protein MHYSRKTVLCTAIALAVAGFAASATAQDAKSADTAQAAPSADQKKATNLEGVTVLGSRRVGGSETETPVPVDVIPMQKLAEQSPQFDLAQNLQYTVPSFTSVRQTGADNADLVDSAALRGLGSDQTLVLENGKRRHSVALVNLFGARNRGNTGTDLNAIPSLAIERVEVLRDGAAAQYGSDAIAGVMNIVLKKSPGCEGVTGFGEYTRGDGKNYLTSAYCGFRFDNGGSVGVTAEWQKRGRSNRSDPDSPRIIGDTKVDNETLYVNGEVPVAESAHLYFTGGIQNRSASSAAFARGGIGSDDIPSRNSAAMYPDGFVPYINGAIKDRYAILGVWDNFGDWRADLSQTYGYNALQDNISNTLNASIANADLLAGGPGLSPNRFHAGGFSFEQETTNLDLSRYYGDILAGLNIAFGAEYRRENYRIKPGEPGSYIDADGPGGGSAGSQGFPGFQPGDATNQSRHSYAAYADVETDWTERFLTDAAVRYEHYSDFGSTTTGKLAAAFHATDKLLLRGSFSTGFRAPSLQQRWFSSTFTDFVSGQPVDVVLAPNGGAIANAAGIPPLKEEKSRSYTLGATWSPRNDLQFTLDGYRIDIDDRIVLSGRFDTSDPNIGAILERLGVGQAQFFVNSVDTTTKGLDFTASHRIDLGGGTLRTNFGFNRSFTRVKRIHAPPALAGREDVLLSDRERLFLEDGAPSSKAILGFDYGRGPWEASWKFIYFGPMTLGTFSGPPVPNQHYADKTSADVSVTYHFNDQIKLTVGGANIFDKFPTKQNPDETDNGFKYEAVQFGLNGAAWFARLAVDFK, encoded by the coding sequence ATGCACTACTCACGCAAGACCGTGCTTTGCACGGCCATCGCGCTGGCCGTGGCCGGCTTCGCCGCGTCCGCGACGGCACAGGATGCCAAGAGCGCCGACACGGCGCAGGCCGCACCGTCGGCCGACCAGAAGAAAGCGACCAATCTCGAGGGCGTCACCGTGCTCGGCTCGCGCCGCGTCGGCGGATCGGAAACCGAAACGCCGGTGCCGGTCGACGTGATCCCCATGCAGAAGCTGGCCGAACAGAGTCCGCAGTTCGACCTCGCGCAGAACCTGCAGTACACGGTGCCGTCCTTCACGTCGGTGCGGCAGACCGGCGCCGACAACGCCGACCTGGTCGACTCGGCCGCGCTGCGCGGCCTCGGCTCGGACCAGACCCTGGTGCTGGAAAACGGCAAGCGCCGTCACAGCGTGGCGCTGGTGAACCTGTTCGGCGCACGCAACCGCGGCAACACCGGCACCGACCTCAACGCGATTCCCTCGCTCGCCATCGAGCGCGTCGAAGTACTGCGCGACGGCGCCGCGGCGCAGTATGGATCCGACGCCATCGCCGGCGTGATGAACATCGTGCTGAAGAAGAGTCCCGGTTGCGAGGGCGTGACCGGCTTCGGCGAATACACCCGCGGCGACGGCAAGAACTACCTCACCTCGGCGTACTGCGGCTTCCGCTTCGACAACGGCGGCAGCGTCGGCGTAACCGCGGAATGGCAAAAGCGCGGCCGCTCCAATCGCTCCGATCCGGACAGCCCGCGCATCATCGGCGACACCAAGGTCGACAACGAGACGCTCTACGTCAACGGCGAAGTGCCGGTCGCCGAATCCGCCCACCTGTACTTCACCGGCGGCATCCAGAACCGCTCCGCGTCTTCGGCGGCGTTCGCGCGCGGCGGTATCGGTTCGGACGACATTCCGTCGCGCAACTCGGCGGCGATGTACCCGGATGGCTTCGTGCCGTACATCAATGGCGCCATCAAGGACCGCTACGCCATCCTCGGCGTATGGGACAACTTCGGCGACTGGCGCGCCGACCTGTCGCAAACCTACGGCTACAACGCGCTGCAGGACAACATCAGCAACACGCTCAACGCTTCGATCGCCAACGCCGACCTGCTCGCCGGCGGGCCCGGCCTGAGCCCCAACCGTTTCCACGCGGGCGGTTTCTCGTTCGAGCAGGAAACGACCAACCTCGATCTGTCGCGCTATTACGGCGACATCCTCGCCGGCCTCAACATCGCCTTCGGCGCGGAATACCGCCGCGAGAATTACCGCATCAAGCCCGGCGAGCCGGGCTCGTACATCGATGCGGACGGCCCCGGCGGGGGCAGCGCGGGCAGCCAGGGTTTCCCCGGCTTCCAGCCCGGCGACGCCACCAACCAGAGCCGCCACAGCTACGCCGCCTATGCCGACGTGGAAACGGATTGGACGGAGCGCTTCCTCACCGACGCCGCGGTGCGCTACGAGCACTACAGCGACTTCGGCTCCACTACCACGGGCAAGCTGGCCGCGGCCTTCCACGCCACCGACAAGCTGTTGCTGCGCGGCTCCTTCTCCACCGGCTTCCGCGCGCCCTCGCTGCAGCAGCGCTGGTTCTCCTCCACCTTCACCGACTTCGTCAGCGGCCAGCCGGTCGACGTGGTGCTGGCGCCCAACGGCGGCGCGATCGCCAATGCCGCGGGCATCCCGCCGTTGAAGGAAGAAAAGTCCAGGAGCTACACCCTGGGCGCGACCTGGTCGCCGCGCAACGACCTGCAGTTCACCCTGGACGGCTATCGCATCGACATCGACGACCGCATCGTGCTGAGCGGCCGTTTCGACACCAGCGATCCGAACATCGGCGCGATCCTCGAACGCCTCGGCGTGGGCCAGGCGCAATTCTTCGTCAACTCCGTCGATACCACGACCAAGGGCCTGGATTTCACCGCCAGCCATCGCATAGACCTGGGCGGCGGTACGCTGCGCACGAACTTCGGCTTCAACCGCTCGTTCACCCGCGTCAAGCGCATCCACGCTCCGCCCGCGCTGGCCGGCCGCGAAGACGTGCTGCTGTCCGACCGCGAACGCCTGTTCCTGGAGGACGGGGCGCCGAGTTCGAAGGCCATCCTCGGCTTCGATTACGGCCGCGGTCCCTGGGAGGCAAGCTGGAAGTTCATCTACTTCGGCCCGATGACCCTGGGCACCTTCAGCGGACCGCCCGTGCCGAACCAGCACTACGCCGACAAGACCTCCGCCGACGTCAGCGTGACCTACCACTTCAACGACCAGATCAAGCTCACCGTCGGCGGCGCGAACATCTTCGACAAGTTCCCGACGAAGCAGAATCCGGACGAGACGGACAACGGTTTCAAGTACGAGGCCGTGCAGTTCGGCTTGAACGGCGCCGCGTGGTTCGCGAGGCTGGCGGTGGACTTCAAGTAA
- a CDS encoding FAD-dependent oxidoreductase: MQTRPRVAIVGGGVAGVASAIALAEKGYAVSLFDALPLLSGTSNNTPGRLGMGFHYATPNTAAMLFDTTIDLVTRYPHATLGRQLPLGHPLRRAQYFVARDSLFGTEEIAAVHDMLAERYARAWQRSHRALPFGEPGSFLRRLREEEYGAYTNPDEICMGVDTAEVLMDWPEIRSRLDAQVRASPRIDVYEGHAVEALHHNRKFAWSVGARGPDGRLHRFDAQMVINCAWQNIDTVNAMAGLPVQEGAVNRLKVLLRAKLPPRLRERSSMFFCMGPFAMFSNMNDGEGMMTYAPVTNIGAAQAGDEEALAKINRILCGGVDAAESQRLADALRHGVARFIPAMGEAVPVTLKFGVVRTRGECDLWDKDSDVHHRDYAGVRVESDDFITNAATKLIYFARNADHVAARVGQCMPLERAEYAA; the protein is encoded by the coding sequence ATGCAGACGCGTCCTCGTGTCGCGATCGTAGGTGGCGGCGTCGCCGGTGTCGCCAGCGCCATCGCCCTAGCGGAAAAGGGTTACGCCGTTAGCCTGTTCGACGCCCTTCCGCTGCTTTCCGGCACCAGCAACAACACGCCCGGCCGGCTGGGCATGGGCTTCCACTACGCGACGCCGAATACCGCGGCCATGCTCTTCGATACCACCATCGACCTGGTGACGCGGTACCCGCACGCCACGCTCGGCCGCCAGCTTCCCTTGGGACATCCGCTGCGGCGCGCGCAGTACTTCGTCGCGCGCGACTCGCTGTTCGGCACCGAGGAAATCGCCGCGGTGCACGACATGCTGGCCGAACGCTATGCCCGGGCGTGGCAGCGCTCCCACCGCGCCCTGCCGTTCGGCGAACCGGGCTCCTTCCTTCGCCGCCTGCGCGAAGAAGAGTATGGCGCCTACACCAATCCGGACGAGATATGCATGGGCGTGGACACGGCCGAAGTGCTGATGGACTGGCCCGAGATACGTTCCCGCCTCGACGCACAGGTGCGTGCGTCGCCGCGCATCGATGTTTACGAAGGCCATGCCGTGGAAGCCCTGCACCACAACCGGAAGTTCGCATGGTCGGTCGGTGCCCGTGGTCCGGACGGACGCCTGCATCGCTTCGACGCGCAGATGGTGATCAACTGCGCCTGGCAGAACATCGACACGGTCAACGCCATGGCCGGCCTGCCCGTCCAGGAAGGCGCGGTCAACCGGCTCAAGGTGCTGTTGCGCGCGAAGCTGCCGCCGCGCCTCCGCGAGCGGTCCTCGATGTTTTTCTGCATGGGGCCGTTCGCCATGTTCTCGAACATGAACGACGGCGAGGGCATGATGACTTATGCGCCGGTGACCAATATCGGCGCCGCGCAGGCGGGCGACGAGGAAGCGCTGGCGAAGATCAACCGCATCCTGTGCGGCGGCGTGGACGCCGCCGAATCGCAGCGCCTTGCCGACGCCTTGCGCCACGGCGTGGCACGCTTCATCCCAGCCATGGGCGAAGCCGTGCCGGTTACCCTGAAGTTCGGTGTGGTGCGCACGCGCGGCGAATGCGATCTCTGGGACAAGGACAGTGACGTCCATCATCGCGATTACGCGGGCGTACGCGTTGAGTCGGACGACTTCATCACGAACGCGGCCACCAAGCTGATCTACTTCGCACGCAACGCCGACCACGTGGCGGCACGGGTGGGCCAGTGCATGCCGCTGGAGCGTGCGGAATACGCGGCATGA
- a CDS encoding 2Fe-2S iron-sulfur cluster-binding protein, translating to MAQAQALASNPTSNITPEKVRDGVDLEINGRRFRHSGDPDMPLLWYLRDVLRLTGTKYASEHGLGGADLVLVNNKLTPASAVRVHELADKKITTVEGLAAADGKLHPLQQAFVDEDAIGCGYCTPGWLMASLDLLNRHPQPSDNDIDQLPNLCRCGCQTRVRRAIKRAAAAMAGGRA from the coding sequence ATGGCGCAGGCCCAGGCCCTGGCAAGCAATCCGACCAGCAACATCACTCCCGAGAAGGTGCGCGACGGCGTCGACCTGGAGATCAACGGCCGCCGATTCCGCCATTCCGGCGACCCGGACATGCCGCTGCTGTGGTACCTGCGCGACGTCCTGCGGCTCACCGGCACCAAATACGCGAGCGAGCACGGACTGGGCGGCGCCGACCTGGTGCTGGTGAACAACAAGCTGACGCCGGCCTCGGCGGTGCGCGTGCACGAGCTGGCCGACAAGAAGATCACCACCGTCGAAGGGCTCGCCGCCGCCGACGGCAAGCTGCATCCGCTGCAGCAGGCCTTCGTGGACGAGGACGCCATCGGCTGCGGCTATTGCACGCCCGGCTGGCTGATGGCCTCGCTCGACCTGCTCAACCGCCATCCCCAGCCGAGCGACAACGACATCGACCAGTTGCCCAATCTGTGCCGCTGCGGTTGCCAGACGCGCGTGCGCCGCGCGATCAAGCGTGCGGCCGCAGCCATGGCCGGAGGCCGCGCATGA
- a CDS encoding S53 family peptidase, with the protein MLATLHRKTLAASLTLLLATASTASFAAGMKPAADLGAANANQKVNVTLVLKLHNQQQLEQFVQQTVTPGHPNYRRFLTTAQFADKYGATDQEIKRVQDFLRQNGLTGTLLPNRMAIRTSGTISQFATAFQTPIHNYVSKESGDVFHRPAKAPVLPSSIADTVLVASGLSNEHKVLSHRITTPDKATQVSMQATAKTQAKLAPLPADGHPAATGVPGEYTVGDVANLYNINPLYARGVTGKGTTVAIVTLSDFFEEDAQAYWDGIGLVTKPHRITKVPVDGGAPIDGGSGETSLDVEQAGGLAPEADILVYHAPNSGSSFTNAALQAVSDNVADTISTSWGLPEIYNFAALNVDGAKNTDTTDVGDLQIWHQILLEAAAQGQSFFAATGDSGAYDTVRGLGHGTEPGTFNAPLTVDSPASDPFMTAAGGTTVPFSYAFRNGPTESITKEQVWGWDYLQNYFDKYVGQGVIDLYSVGAGGGVSVYWKRPFYQLFTSGIRNSEKNQTLTYNDTTGPQVLLKLPGNFHGRNLPDISLNADPETGYIVVSTVDGGATAGNGGTSFVAPQLNGISALLTQSSGRRVGFWNPQVYALQNIFGYGKWTGFNDIRQGDNWFYHGSGGYEPGSGIGTLNVANFDLFLRAF; encoded by the coding sequence ATGCTCGCCACGCTTCACCGCAAGACCCTCGCCGCGTCCCTGACGCTCCTGCTCGCCACCGCTTCGACCGCTTCGTTCGCCGCCGGCATGAAGCCCGCCGCGGACCTCGGCGCGGCCAATGCCAACCAGAAGGTCAACGTCACGCTGGTACTGAAGCTGCACAACCAGCAGCAGCTGGAGCAATTCGTCCAGCAGACGGTGACCCCCGGGCACCCGAATTACCGCCGCTTCCTCACCACCGCCCAGTTCGCCGACAAGTACGGCGCGACGGACCAGGAGATCAAGCGGGTACAGGACTTCCTCCGCCAGAACGGCCTGACCGGCACGCTGCTGCCCAACCGCATGGCGATCCGCACCAGCGGCACCATCAGCCAGTTCGCCACCGCCTTCCAGACGCCCATCCACAACTATGTGTCGAAGGAAAGCGGCGACGTGTTCCATCGCCCGGCCAAGGCGCCGGTGCTGCCCTCGTCCATCGCCGACACCGTGCTGGTCGCCTCCGGCCTGAGCAACGAGCACAAGGTGCTCTCGCACCGCATCACCACGCCGGACAAAGCCACGCAGGTATCGATGCAGGCCACGGCGAAGACCCAGGCCAAGCTCGCTCCCCTGCCCGCCGACGGCCATCCGGCCGCGACCGGCGTGCCGGGCGAGTACACCGTGGGCGATGTCGCCAACCTCTACAACATCAATCCGCTGTATGCGCGCGGCGTCACCGGCAAGGGCACCACGGTCGCCATCGTCACGCTGTCGGACTTCTTTGAGGAAGACGCGCAGGCGTATTGGGATGGCATCGGCCTGGTGACCAAGCCCCACCGCATCACCAAGGTACCGGTGGACGGCGGCGCGCCGATCGACGGCGGCAGCGGCGAGACCTCGCTGGACGTGGAACAGGCCGGCGGCCTGGCGCCCGAAGCGGACATCCTGGTCTATCACGCGCCCAATTCGGGCAGCAGCTTCACCAATGCCGCGCTGCAGGCGGTGTCGGACAACGTAGCCGACACCATCTCCACCAGCTGGGGCCTGCCGGAAATCTACAATTTCGCCGCGCTCAACGTGGATGGCGCCAAGAACACCGACACCACCGACGTGGGCGACTTGCAGATCTGGCACCAGATCCTGCTGGAAGCCGCCGCGCAGGGCCAGTCGTTCTTCGCCGCCACCGGCGATTCCGGCGCCTACGACACGGTGCGTGGCCTGGGCCACGGCACCGAGCCGGGCACCTTCAACGCGCCGCTGACGGTGGACTCGCCCGCCTCCGACCCCTTCATGACTGCTGCGGGCGGCACCACGGTGCCCTTCAGCTATGCGTTCCGCAACGGCCCGACCGAATCGATCACCAAGGAACAGGTGTGGGGCTGGGACTATCTGCAGAACTACTTCGACAAGTACGTCGGCCAGGGTGTGATCGACCTGTACTCGGTCGGCGCGGGCGGCGGCGTCAGCGTGTACTGGAAGCGGCCGTTCTATCAGCTGTTCACTTCCGGTATCCGCAATAGCGAGAAGAACCAGACGCTGACGTACAACGACACCACCGGCCCGCAGGTGCTGCTGAAGCTGCCTGGCAACTTCCATGGCCGCAACCTGCCGGATATCTCGCTCAATGCCGATCCGGAAACCGGTTACATCGTGGTCTCCACCGTCGACGGCGGCGCCACCGCGGGCAATGGCGGCACCAGCTTCGTCGCGCCGCAGCTCAACGGCATCAGCGCGCTGCTGACGCAGAGCTCGGGCCGCCGCGTGGGCTTCTGGAACCCGCAGGTGTACGCGCTGCAGAACATCTTCGGCTACGGCAAGTGGACCGGCTTCAACGACATCCGCCAGGGCGACAACTGGTTCTACCACGGTTCCGGCGGCTACGAGCCCGGCTCGGGCATCGGCACGCTCAACGTGGCGAACTTCGATCTGTTCCTGCGCGCGTTCTGA